A window from Neodiprion fabricii isolate iyNeoFabr1 chromosome 2, iyNeoFabr1.1, whole genome shotgun sequence encodes these proteins:
- the LOC124176551 gene encoding uncharacterized protein LOC124176551 isoform X2, which produces MFQSPGRVLCLLAVCTTLQLGNGDQCLTRPIFEKVTAKRIVQLEGKTLDIRFELSRRVTQRLVSRVMKIFLTEVLGYSAVSLVEIDDNFNAEEVISRLSDGQHPQSIIPETMVNMEVWLPVQLDMAFYMEYYDVKDCGFVAPPGYFGWFVPRKLWRSDRMSSSWEMFANTERASDFQPDDEILEEIKRATLKPGSDNQHYCTEKDNCRDGFYVPERCRKTSSADIANTSLSNNEVRDVRESCALLLTSDPDATGFVKDDVDRLKLYVMVAWVGPRLKNLTEWITDRYAASRSNRSLVILHWNPSDLVPSDRDFVSVDFPRCDLNGERCPYGSKRLTKLVWAKLEKIAKLAYQTITKVYFTGSMYQELIGGYNNDTSEEKVACDWLDKNLEWTLKNWRSEDRDKSVLTIGGIFPMTGSSYKAKSILVAADMARDSVNSNNTVLKDYSLELLARDGQCKSDMVMKSFIDYIVYQYKTLIGILGPACSETLEPLIGISKQYSTMIVSYSAEGSSFDDRESYPYFFRTIGENKQYKHVYLQLLKKMGWRRVAALTEDGQKYTEYISHMQDFLQENGITFVDNAKYPRDRDIDVMRRYLDNLKKKRARIIIADVYDEVARQVMCEAYKLEMTAYQGYVWFLPLWLLPGWYETERYNAEGETVPCSNAEMAEAVNGYLGITHSFWAPDDETMQENITVKEWRQSYEAKCQEQNLLPSDYAGYAYDATWTYAYAMDQLLAENESYVFALHHEQTANRLRDIISRTDFYGVSGRIKFLGGASRISVVEIVQHVNNETKKIGLFHPNVSDTHNEVVGGRLDLNMSAIVWLTGEKPNDGSLKPDKCVFSGIAELLDVTCEVAIVIVNIIGFGCLGVLLIVGFVMIKRKYDEKVRLHERYMKSLGIDLLQTDTAGLDKWEIPRECVVINRKLGEGAFGTVYGGEAFFAEKGWLAVAVKTLKVGSSTEEKLDFLSEVEVMKRFEHKNIIKLLGVCIKCEPVYTVMEFMLYGDLKTYLLARRHLVNDRNYEESDEISSKKLTAMALDVARALSYLAQLKYVHRDIASRNCLVNAQRVVKLGDFGMTRPMYENDYYKFNRKGMLPVRWMAPESLGLGIFTPASDVWSYGVLLYEIITFGSFPFQGLSNNEVLEHVKTGNTIAIPSGIKAPLENLIRSCWKIDHKLRPNAPEIVDFLATNPRLLSPCLDVPLASVQLEHTGQVDIQLPEKFRKFSVSMRRSSQSAASPRMVATSIVSSGTPLIRGIEDDDRTIGRGRELNRDSFISARSSAFGNTAQTAGESSSPLLSTNSGGLPVVDNSDSDQASKYLELQRFVSGGGGGGGKSTDTGSKISARYVNMRPGMDAEINACDESFDRGNVFSTMTKTPGARANGDVAEGHDPLIQRAPFL; this is translated from the exons ATGTTTCAAAGTCCAGGGCGTGTTTTATGCCTTCTGGCCGTCTGCACGACGCTGCAACTGGGCAATGGTGATCAGTGCTTAACGAGGCCTATATTTGAAA aggtGACGGCGAAGCGGATCGTCCAATTGGAAGGAAAAACTTTGGACATCAGATTCGAATTATCGAGACGAGTAACGCAGCGTTTGGTATCCagagtaatgaaaatattcctaACCGAGGTACTTGGTTACTCGGCCGTTTCGTTAGTGGAAATAGATGATAATTTTAACGCAGAGGAGGTTATTTCGAGACTATCGGACGGCCAACATCCTCAAAGCAT AATACCAGAAACAATGGTGAACATGGAAGTGTGGCTTCCAGTGCAATTGGACATGGCATTTTACATGGAGTACTACGACGTTAAGGATTGCGGTTTCGTCGCACCACCGGGCTACTTCGGATGGTTCGTGCCGCGAAAATTGTGGAGATCGGACCGGATGTCAAGCAGCTGGGAGATGTTCGCGAATACCGAGAGAGCGTCAGATTTTCAACCGGATGACGAGATCCTCGAGGAGATAAAAAGGGCGACACTGAAACCGGGATCCGATAACCAGCACTACTGCACCGAGAAGGACAACTGTCGGGATGGATTTTACGTGCCGGAACGATGCCGGAAAACGAGCAGTGCCGATATAGCGAACACGTCGCTCAGCAATAACGAGGTGCGGGATGTGAGGGAGAGTTGCGCCCTGCTGCTGACGAGCGATCCGGACGCGACGGGTTTCGTCAAGGACGACGTAGACCGTCTGAAACTGTACGTCATGGTCGCCTGGGTTGGTCCGCGTTTGAAGAACCTTACCGAATGGATAACGGATCGATACGCGGCCTCTAGATCCAACAGATCGCTGGTCATACTCCACTGGAATCCGAGCGACCTTGTGCCGAGCGATCGGGACTTCGTTTCGGTTGATTTTCCGCGATGCGACTTGAACGGCGAGAGGTGTCCCTACGGTTCGAAGAGACTGACGAAGCTGGTCTGGGCCAAGCTTGAAAAGATAGCGAAACTCGCTTACCAGACGATAACGAAGGTGTACTTCACCGGTAGCATGTACCAGGAGCTGATCGGCGGTTACAACAACGACACGTCCGAGGAGAAGGTCGCCTGCGATTGGCTTGACAAAAATTTGGAGTGGACGTTGAAGAACTGGAGGTCCGAAGACAGGGACAAGAGCGTCCTCACCATAGGGGGTATCTTTCCGATGACCGGCTCGTCCTACAAGGCTAAATCGATCCTGGTAGCGGCGGACATGGCGAGGGATTCCGTCAACTCCAACAACACTGTCCTCAAGGACTACAGCCTCGAGCTCCTGGCTCGCGACGGACAGTGCAAGTCGGACATGGTCATGAAGTCGTTCATCGACTACATCGTTTACCAGTACAAGACGCTGATCGGGATTCTGGGTCCGGCGTGCTCGGAAACGCTCGAACCACTGATCGGGATCTCGAAGCAGTACAGCACCATGATAGTCAGCTACAGCGCGGAGGGTTCGAGCTTCGACGACAGGGAGAGCTATCCGTACTTCTTCCGCACCATTGGCGAGAACAAGCAGTACAAACACGTCTACCTTCAGCTGTTGAAGAAGATGGGATGGCGAAGGGTAGCCGCTCTGACTGAGGACGGTCAGAAGTACACCGAGTACATATCTCACATGCAGGATTTTCTACAGGAGAACGGAATCACGTTTGTCGACAATGCTAAATACCCGAGGGATAGGGACATCGACGTTATGCGGAGG TATTTGGATAACCTGAAGAAGAAACGAGCGAGAATTATTATAGCCGACGTTTACGACGAAGTCGCGAGGCAAGTGATGTGCGAGGCTTACAAGTTGGAAATGACCGCCTATCAA GGTTACGTCTGGTTCCTTCCGTTGTGGCTACTGCCGGGTTGGTACGAGACGGAGCGTTACAACGCGGAGGGTGAAACGGTGCCGTGTTCGAACGCAGAAATGGCAGAAGCGGTGAACGGCTACCTGGGAATAACGCACTCCTTCTGGGCTCCGGACGACGAGACGATGCAGGAAAACATAACGGTGAAAGAATGGCGACAGAGTTACGAGGCGAAGTGCCAGGAGCAGAATCTCCTGCCGTCGGATTACGCCGGTTACGCCTACGACGCGACCTGGACCTACGCCTACGCGATGGACCAGCTGCTGGCAGAGAACGAGAGCTACGTCTTCGCTCTTCACCACGAACAAACGGCGAACAGACTCAGGGACATAATAAGCCGAACGGACTTCTACGGAGTGTCGGGACGGATAAAGTTCCTGGGGGGAGCCTCGCGGATATCCGTCGTTGAAATCGTTCAGCACGTCAATAACGAGACGAAGAAAATCGGCCTGTTTCATCCCAACGTATCGGACACTCACAACGAAGTCGTTGGCGGTCGTTTGGACCTCAACATGTCCGCGATAGTATGGCTTACCGGGGAAAAACCGAACGACGGATCTTTGAAGCCTGACAAATGCGTGTTCTCCGGTATAGCTGAACTTCTCGACGTGACCTGCGAAGTCGCCATCGTCATCGTAAACATCATCGGTTTCGGTTGTCTCGGGGTTTTGCTGATCGTCGGTTTCGTTATGATCAAGAGAAA ATACGACGAAAAAGTTCGTCTGCACGAGAGGTACATGAAATCGCTTGGTATCGACTTGCTGCAAACGGACACAGCTGGTCTGGACAAGTGGGAAATACCGCGTGAATGTGTCGTGATAAATCGGAAGCTCGGCGAGGGAGCTTTCGGCACTGTTTACGGAGGCGAAGCTTTCTTTGCGGAAAAGGGATGGCTCGCCGTGGCGGTGAAGACGTTGAAAGTTGGAAGTTCGACCGAAGAGAAATTGGACTTTCTGAGCGAGGTCGAAGTGATGAAGCGTTTCGAGCACAAGAACATCATCAAACTTCTCGGCGTCTGTATTAAATGCGAACCGGTTTACACGGTTATGGAATTCATGCTATACGGCGATTTGAAAACCTATCTCTTGGCCAGGCGGCACCTCGTCAACGATCGCAATTACGAAGAATCCGACGAAATATCTAGCAAAAAATTAACAGCTATGGCTCTCGATGTGGCAAGAGCTCTCAGCTATTTGGCTCAGCTCAAATACGTTCACAG AGACATAGCATCGCGCAACTGTCTGGTGAATGCTCAGCGTGTGGTAAAATTAGGTGACTTTGGTATGACTAGACCAATGTACGAGAACGACTACTACAAATTCAACAGAAAAG gAATGCTACCGGTGAGATGGATGGCCCCCGAATCTCTGGGACTGGGAATATTCACACCGGCATCCGACGTCTGGTCCTACGGTGTTCTACTCTACGAAATAATAACCTTCGGAAGTTTTCCCTTCCAAGGATTGAGCAACAACGAGGTCCTGGAGCACGTAAAGACGGGAAACACGATAGCCATTCCATCGGGAATAAAGGCCCCCCT GGAAAACCTTATACGTTCCTGCTGGAAAATCGATCACAAGTTGCGACCAAACGCGCCGGAAATCGTCGATTTCCTCGCGACGAATCCGCGGCTGTTATCGCCGTGCCTCGACGTCCCCTTGGCGAGTGTGCAGCTCGAGCATACGGGTCAGGTCGACATTCAGCTGCCGGAAAAGTTCCGTAAATTTTCCGTATCGATGAGAAGATCCTCGCAGAGCGCGGCTTCGCCGAGAATGGTGGCTACTTCGATCGTGAGTTCCGGAACGCCGCTGATCCGGGGAATCGAAGACGACGACAGGACGATCGGAAGAGGGCGAGAATTGAATCGCGACAGTTTCATAAGCGCGAGATCGTCCGCATTTGGAAACACGGCGCAAACGGCGGGGGAAAGTTCGAGCCCTTTGCTGTCGACGAATAGCGGCGGACTTCCGGTCGTCGATAACTCCGATTCCGATCAGGCATCCAAATACCTCGAACTCCAGCGTTTCGtgagcggcggcggcggcggcggcggaaAATCCACGGACACTGGTAGTAAAATTTCGGCTAGGTACGTCAACATGCGACCGGGAATGGACGCGGAAATTAACGCCTGCGACGAAAGCTTTGATCGGGGAAACGTTTTCTCGACGATGACAAAAACTCCTGGAGCTCGAGCCAACGGCGACGTTGCCGAGGGGCATGACCCCCTAATTCAACGCGCACCTTTCCTCTGA
- the LOC124176551 gene encoding uncharacterized protein LOC124176551 isoform X3, translated as MKIFLTEVLGYSAVSLVEIDDNFNAEEVISRLSDGQHPQSIMSSRRDSRIPETMVNMEVWLPVQLDMAFYMEYYDVKDCGFVAPPGYFGWFVPRKLWRSDRMSSSWEMFANTERASDFQPDDEILEEIKRATLKPGSDNQHYCTEKDNCRDGFYVPERCRKTSSADIANTSLSNNEVRDVRESCALLLTSDPDATGFVKDDVDRLKLYVMVAWVGPRLKNLTEWITDRYAASRSNRSLVILHWNPSDLVPSDRDFVSVDFPRCDLNGERCPYGSKRLTKLVWAKLEKIAKLAYQTITKVYFTGSMYQELIGGYNNDTSEEKVACDWLDKNLEWTLKNWRSEDRDKSVLTIGGIFPMTGSSYKAKSILVAADMARDSVNSNNTVLKDYSLELLARDGQCKSDMVMKSFIDYIVYQYKTLIGILGPACSETLEPLIGISKQYSTMIVSYSAEGSSFDDRESYPYFFRTIGENKQYKHVYLQLLKKMGWRRVAALTEDGQKYTEYISHMQDFLQENGITFVDNAKYPRDRDIDVMRRYLDNLKKKRARIIIADVYDEVARQVMCEAYKLEMTAYQGYVWFLPLWLLPGWYETERYNAEGETVPCSNAEMAEAVNGYLGITHSFWAPDDETMQENITVKEWRQSYEAKCQEQNLLPSDYAGYAYDATWTYAYAMDQLLAENESYVFALHHEQTANRLRDIISRTDFYGVSGRIKFLGGASRISVVEIVQHVNNETKKIGLFHPNVSDTHNEVVGGRLDLNMSAIVWLTGEKPNDGSLKPDKCVFSGIAELLDVTCEVAIVIVNIIGFGCLGVLLIVGFVMIKRKYDEKVRLHERYMKSLGIDLLQTDTAGLDKWEIPRECVVINRKLGEGAFGTVYGGEAFFAEKGWLAVAVKTLKVGSSTEEKLDFLSEVEVMKRFEHKNIIKLLGVCIKCEPVYTVMEFMLYGDLKTYLLARRHLVNDRNYEESDEISSKKLTAMALDVARALSYLAQLKYVHRDIASRNCLVNAQRVVKLGDFGMTRPMYENDYYKFNRKGMLPVRWMAPESLGLGIFTPASDVWSYGVLLYEIITFGSFPFQGLSNNEVLEHVKTGNTIAIPSGIKAPLENLIRSCWKIDHKLRPNAPEIVDFLATNPRLLSPCLDVPLASVQLEHTGQVDIQLPEKFRKFSVSMRRSSQSAASPRMVATSIVSSGTPLIRGIEDDDRTIGRGRELNRDSFISARSSAFGNTAQTAGESSSPLLSTNSGGLPVVDNSDSDQASKYLELQRFVSGGGGGGGKSTDTGSKISARYVNMRPGMDAEINACDESFDRGNVFSTMTKTPGARANGDVAEGHDPLIQRAPFL; from the exons atgaaaatattcctaACCGAGGTACTTGGTTACTCGGCCGTTTCGTTAGTGGAAATAGATGATAATTTTAACGCAGAGGAGGTTATTTCGAGACTATCGGACGGCCAACATCCTCAAAGCAT CATGTCCTCACGGCGTGATTCCAGAATACCAGAAACAATGGTGAACATGGAAGTGTGGCTTCCAGTGCAATTGGACATGGCATTTTACATGGAGTACTACGACGTTAAGGATTGCGGTTTCGTCGCACCACCGGGCTACTTCGGATGGTTCGTGCCGCGAAAATTGTGGAGATCGGACCGGATGTCAAGCAGCTGGGAGATGTTCGCGAATACCGAGAGAGCGTCAGATTTTCAACCGGATGACGAGATCCTCGAGGAGATAAAAAGGGCGACACTGAAACCGGGATCCGATAACCAGCACTACTGCACCGAGAAGGACAACTGTCGGGATGGATTTTACGTGCCGGAACGATGCCGGAAAACGAGCAGTGCCGATATAGCGAACACGTCGCTCAGCAATAACGAGGTGCGGGATGTGAGGGAGAGTTGCGCCCTGCTGCTGACGAGCGATCCGGACGCGACGGGTTTCGTCAAGGACGACGTAGACCGTCTGAAACTGTACGTCATGGTCGCCTGGGTTGGTCCGCGTTTGAAGAACCTTACCGAATGGATAACGGATCGATACGCGGCCTCTAGATCCAACAGATCGCTGGTCATACTCCACTGGAATCCGAGCGACCTTGTGCCGAGCGATCGGGACTTCGTTTCGGTTGATTTTCCGCGATGCGACTTGAACGGCGAGAGGTGTCCCTACGGTTCGAAGAGACTGACGAAGCTGGTCTGGGCCAAGCTTGAAAAGATAGCGAAACTCGCTTACCAGACGATAACGAAGGTGTACTTCACCGGTAGCATGTACCAGGAGCTGATCGGCGGTTACAACAACGACACGTCCGAGGAGAAGGTCGCCTGCGATTGGCTTGACAAAAATTTGGAGTGGACGTTGAAGAACTGGAGGTCCGAAGACAGGGACAAGAGCGTCCTCACCATAGGGGGTATCTTTCCGATGACCGGCTCGTCCTACAAGGCTAAATCGATCCTGGTAGCGGCGGACATGGCGAGGGATTCCGTCAACTCCAACAACACTGTCCTCAAGGACTACAGCCTCGAGCTCCTGGCTCGCGACGGACAGTGCAAGTCGGACATGGTCATGAAGTCGTTCATCGACTACATCGTTTACCAGTACAAGACGCTGATCGGGATTCTGGGTCCGGCGTGCTCGGAAACGCTCGAACCACTGATCGGGATCTCGAAGCAGTACAGCACCATGATAGTCAGCTACAGCGCGGAGGGTTCGAGCTTCGACGACAGGGAGAGCTATCCGTACTTCTTCCGCACCATTGGCGAGAACAAGCAGTACAAACACGTCTACCTTCAGCTGTTGAAGAAGATGGGATGGCGAAGGGTAGCCGCTCTGACTGAGGACGGTCAGAAGTACACCGAGTACATATCTCACATGCAGGATTTTCTACAGGAGAACGGAATCACGTTTGTCGACAATGCTAAATACCCGAGGGATAGGGACATCGACGTTATGCGGAGG TATTTGGATAACCTGAAGAAGAAACGAGCGAGAATTATTATAGCCGACGTTTACGACGAAGTCGCGAGGCAAGTGATGTGCGAGGCTTACAAGTTGGAAATGACCGCCTATCAA GGTTACGTCTGGTTCCTTCCGTTGTGGCTACTGCCGGGTTGGTACGAGACGGAGCGTTACAACGCGGAGGGTGAAACGGTGCCGTGTTCGAACGCAGAAATGGCAGAAGCGGTGAACGGCTACCTGGGAATAACGCACTCCTTCTGGGCTCCGGACGACGAGACGATGCAGGAAAACATAACGGTGAAAGAATGGCGACAGAGTTACGAGGCGAAGTGCCAGGAGCAGAATCTCCTGCCGTCGGATTACGCCGGTTACGCCTACGACGCGACCTGGACCTACGCCTACGCGATGGACCAGCTGCTGGCAGAGAACGAGAGCTACGTCTTCGCTCTTCACCACGAACAAACGGCGAACAGACTCAGGGACATAATAAGCCGAACGGACTTCTACGGAGTGTCGGGACGGATAAAGTTCCTGGGGGGAGCCTCGCGGATATCCGTCGTTGAAATCGTTCAGCACGTCAATAACGAGACGAAGAAAATCGGCCTGTTTCATCCCAACGTATCGGACACTCACAACGAAGTCGTTGGCGGTCGTTTGGACCTCAACATGTCCGCGATAGTATGGCTTACCGGGGAAAAACCGAACGACGGATCTTTGAAGCCTGACAAATGCGTGTTCTCCGGTATAGCTGAACTTCTCGACGTGACCTGCGAAGTCGCCATCGTCATCGTAAACATCATCGGTTTCGGTTGTCTCGGGGTTTTGCTGATCGTCGGTTTCGTTATGATCAAGAGAAA ATACGACGAAAAAGTTCGTCTGCACGAGAGGTACATGAAATCGCTTGGTATCGACTTGCTGCAAACGGACACAGCTGGTCTGGACAAGTGGGAAATACCGCGTGAATGTGTCGTGATAAATCGGAAGCTCGGCGAGGGAGCTTTCGGCACTGTTTACGGAGGCGAAGCTTTCTTTGCGGAAAAGGGATGGCTCGCCGTGGCGGTGAAGACGTTGAAAGTTGGAAGTTCGACCGAAGAGAAATTGGACTTTCTGAGCGAGGTCGAAGTGATGAAGCGTTTCGAGCACAAGAACATCATCAAACTTCTCGGCGTCTGTATTAAATGCGAACCGGTTTACACGGTTATGGAATTCATGCTATACGGCGATTTGAAAACCTATCTCTTGGCCAGGCGGCACCTCGTCAACGATCGCAATTACGAAGAATCCGACGAAATATCTAGCAAAAAATTAACAGCTATGGCTCTCGATGTGGCAAGAGCTCTCAGCTATTTGGCTCAGCTCAAATACGTTCACAG AGACATAGCATCGCGCAACTGTCTGGTGAATGCTCAGCGTGTGGTAAAATTAGGTGACTTTGGTATGACTAGACCAATGTACGAGAACGACTACTACAAATTCAACAGAAAAG gAATGCTACCGGTGAGATGGATGGCCCCCGAATCTCTGGGACTGGGAATATTCACACCGGCATCCGACGTCTGGTCCTACGGTGTTCTACTCTACGAAATAATAACCTTCGGAAGTTTTCCCTTCCAAGGATTGAGCAACAACGAGGTCCTGGAGCACGTAAAGACGGGAAACACGATAGCCATTCCATCGGGAATAAAGGCCCCCCT GGAAAACCTTATACGTTCCTGCTGGAAAATCGATCACAAGTTGCGACCAAACGCGCCGGAAATCGTCGATTTCCTCGCGACGAATCCGCGGCTGTTATCGCCGTGCCTCGACGTCCCCTTGGCGAGTGTGCAGCTCGAGCATACGGGTCAGGTCGACATTCAGCTGCCGGAAAAGTTCCGTAAATTTTCCGTATCGATGAGAAGATCCTCGCAGAGCGCGGCTTCGCCGAGAATGGTGGCTACTTCGATCGTGAGTTCCGGAACGCCGCTGATCCGGGGAATCGAAGACGACGACAGGACGATCGGAAGAGGGCGAGAATTGAATCGCGACAGTTTCATAAGCGCGAGATCGTCCGCATTTGGAAACACGGCGCAAACGGCGGGGGAAAGTTCGAGCCCTTTGCTGTCGACGAATAGCGGCGGACTTCCGGTCGTCGATAACTCCGATTCCGATCAGGCATCCAAATACCTCGAACTCCAGCGTTTCGtgagcggcggcggcggcggcggcggaaAATCCACGGACACTGGTAGTAAAATTTCGGCTAGGTACGTCAACATGCGACCGGGAATGGACGCGGAAATTAACGCCTGCGACGAAAGCTTTGATCGGGGAAACGTTTTCTCGACGATGACAAAAACTCCTGGAGCTCGAGCCAACGGCGACGTTGCCGAGGGGCATGACCCCCTAATTCAACGCGCACCTTTCCTCTGA